The Apium graveolens cultivar Ventura chromosome 11, ASM990537v1, whole genome shotgun sequence genome has a window encoding:
- the LOC141697444 gene encoding uncharacterized protein LOC141697444 produces the protein MVMDVDISRWILDFLARQPIDDTTLTKLLNTLPILDTDTNLKKLLILRKIESEMSNGNVSEDVLDLLEMMEELEYRDNVKVGDSMKRAYCDVAVDCTIRALENEGLGRYFELVKKIWRNRIGWMLKCENVGLVSYDLINWRDDVENAVGDESVCKEVLVKWKGMDVVESVREFVRDAREMIGPSFLEVACEDDRVREVLGFGAEVDEDDGVCDQTDAAKGGKNDEDGNGCDQTHATKDEDSHDQTNATEASLKERNNTVQDESAGGAAGCESRGELPLPKKSVVSPVKRDESPKPLRRKRKPWSNEEEDTLRKGVKKYGTGNWKIILNMYSDIFDDRTAIDLKDKWRNLIV, from the exons GACATATCAAGATGGATTCTTGATTTTCTTGCAAGACAGCCCATTGATGATACCACTTTAACTAAATTACTCAACACTCTCCCCATTTTAGACACTGACACAAACCTTAAAAAACTCTTGATTTTAAGAAAGATTGAGTCTGAAATGTCAAATGGGAATGTTTCTGAGGATGTTTTGGATTTGTTGGAAATGATGGAAGAGCTGGAATATAGAGATAATGTTAAGGTTGGTGATTCTATGAAGAGGGCTTATTGTGATGTGGCAGTAGATTGTACTATTAGGGCTCTTGAAAATGAGGGTTTGGGGAGGTATTTTGAGTTGGTTAAGAAGATTTGGAGGAATAGGATTGGTTGGATGTTGAAATGTGAGAATGTCGGGTTGGTTTCGTATGATTTGATTAATTGGAGGGATGATGTTGAGAATGCTGTGGGGGATGAGAGTGTTTGTAAGGAGGTTTTGGTGAAATGGAAAGGGATGGATGTTGTTGAGAGTGTTCGAGAGTTTGTTAGGGATGCTAGGGAGATGATCGGGCCTTCGTTTCTTGAGGTGGCTTGTGAGGATGATCGTGTGAGAGAAGTGTTGGGGTTTGGCGCGGAAGTAG ATGAAGATGACGGTGTTTGTGATCAGACTGATGCAGCTAAAGGCGGAAAAAATG ACGAAGATGGCAATGGTTGTGATCAGACTCATGCAACTAAAG ATGAGGATAGTCATGATCAAACTAATGCAACTGAAGCTAGCTTAAAGGAACGAAACAACACTGTCCAGGACGAATCTGCTGGTGGGGCTGCGGGTTGTGAAAGCAGAGGTGAGTTGCCTCTACCCAAAAAGAGTGTTGTGTCTCCTGTGAAAAGAGACGAAAGTCCAAAACCTTTGAGGAGAAAGCGCAAGCCTTGGAGTAACGAAGAGGAGGACACTTTGAGGAAAGGTGTGAAGAAGTATGGTACAGGAAATTGGAAGATCATCCTGAATATGTACAGTGACATATTTGATGATAGGACTGCCATTGATTTGAAGGACAAGTGGAGAAATTTGATCGTTTGA